From a single Aquificaceae bacterium genomic region:
- the atpC gene encoding ATP synthase F1 subunit epsilon produces the protein MIKVEIVTPQGLHFSREVHSVNIPTAEGEIGVLEKHMYLMTMLKPGLVYFDGKMENGVAVTYGFVDVTPEKVIILAEEAYNMGDIDPGKEKELFDQAMRKLATAQTMEEIEEWEKVRERARTLLELVERFGRV, from the coding sequence ATGATAAAGGTGGAAATAGTAACGCCCCAGGGACTACATTTTTCAAGGGAGGTTCACTCTGTAAACATACCCACTGCAGAGGGTGAAATAGGTGTTCTTGAAAAGCATATGTATCTCATGACCATGCTCAAGCCCGGGCTTGTTTACTTTGACGGTAAGATGGAAAACGGTGTTGCGGTCACCTATGGCTTTGTGGATGTGACTCCAGAAAAGGTCATAATTCTTGCAGAGGAAGCTTACAACATGGGGGATATTGACCCGGGTAAAGAGAAGGAGCTCTTTGACCAGGCGATGAGAAAGCTGGCAACAGCCCAGACCATGGAGGAGATAGAAGAGTGGGAAAAGGTCAGGGAAAGGGCTAGAACACTGCTCGAACTCGTTGAGAGGTTTGGAAGAGTTTAA
- a CDS encoding lipoate--protein ligase family protein has product MKVYALGKLSRMLSTTLFHAMAELGYTGLVLCEPEDTYVSLGYFDRAQELIDLKRCRELSIGIIRRQIGGGAVLLAPGQVFYQLILPKNLVPFRVEDAYKKLSQPVIRAYNRLGLEVEYRPINDLLVKASQRKISGQGAGDIGKFFVFVGNILMSFDPDLMAELFLLPHEALREEVRGSLWENIGWLERELGRSFSFEEVSGALLEEFVQEFEFDGYAEVPSDALELAEKLRIDMTSEETILEDTGRRHEAIKIREGVYVWKG; this is encoded by the coding sequence ATGAAGGTATATGCCCTCGGAAAACTCTCGCGCATGCTCTCCACAACCCTTTTCCACGCGATGGCAGAGCTGGGTTATACAGGACTTGTCCTCTGTGAGCCAGAAGACACTTATGTGAGTCTTGGTTACTTTGACAGGGCTCAGGAGCTCATAGACCTCAAAAGGTGCAGGGAGCTCAGCATAGGAATCATAAGGAGGCAGATTGGGGGAGGTGCAGTCCTGCTTGCGCCAGGTCAGGTTTTTTACCAGCTTATACTTCCAAAGAATCTGGTCCCCTTCAGGGTAGAGGACGCCTATAAGAAGCTCTCTCAGCCCGTCATAAGGGCTTATAATAGGCTCGGGCTTGAGGTGGAATACAGACCTATAAATGACCTTTTGGTGAAGGCATCACAGAGGAAGATAAGCGGGCAAGGGGCAGGAGACATAGGAAAGTTCTTTGTGTTTGTGGGAAACATTCTTATGAGCTTTGACCCTGACCTTATGGCAGAACTTTTTTTGCTTCCCCATGAGGCTCTCAGAGAAGAGGTCAGAGGGAGTCTCTGGGAAAACATAGGATGGCTGGAGAGGGAGCTGGGAAGGTCTTTCTCTTTTGAGGAGGTCTCTGGGGCTCTGCTTGAGGAGTTTGTGCAGGAGTTTGAATTTGATGGATACGCGGAAGTGCCCTCCGATGCCCTCGAGCTTGCAGAAAAGCTAAGAATAGATATGACCTCAGAGGAGACCATACTTGAGGACACGGGAAGAAGGCACGAAGCCATAAAAATAAGGGAGGGGGTGTATGTCTGGAAGGGCTAA
- a CDS encoding DUF29 domain-containing protein: MLKTEEIRELYEKDFYRWVHENLELLRKGEYDLVDWENLLEEVEYMARKYEDELKERLGVYMEHRYKIENFKKLAGNETAGSGWNKSILNQLVEISRILEDNPSLRSKLPGLLQPAWGYALKRLKAWLIRNKFNPEDFNLPEMCPYGYEDIMKDIAKF; this comes from the coding sequence ATGCTGAAGACAGAAGAGATTAGAGAGCTCTACGAGAAGGATTTTTACAGATGGGTGCATGAAAACCTTGAGCTTCTGAGGAAAGGGGAATACGACCTCGTAGACTGGGAGAACCTTCTTGAAGAGGTTGAGTATATGGCGAGAAAGTATGAGGATGAGCTTAAGGAAAGGCTTGGAGTTTATATGGAGCACAGGTATAAGATAGAAAACTTCAAGAAACTTGCCGGGAACGAAACAGCCGGGTCTGGATGGAATAAAAGCATATTAAACCAGCTTGTTGAAATATCAAGAATACTTGAGGATAACCCGAGCCTCAGGAGTAAACTTCCGGGGCTTTTACAGCCCGCATGGGGTTACGCTTTAAAGAGGCTAAAGGCATGGCTTATCAGAAACAAGTTCAACCCAGAAGACTTCAACCTGCCAGAAATGTGTCCCTATGGCTACGAGGACATTATGAAGGATATTGCTAAATTTTAG